Proteins from a genomic interval of Pseudomonas anuradhapurensis:
- the ttgA gene encoding toluene efflux RND transporter periplasmic adaptor subunit TtgA — protein sequence MQFKPAVTALVSAVALASLLSGCKKEEAAPVAQAPLVGVVTIQPQAFTLTSELPGRTSAYRVAEVRPQVNGIILKRLFKEGSEVKEGQQLYQIDPSVYEANLANAQANLQATRSLAERYKQLIDEQAVSKQEYDDANAKRLQAEASLKSAQIDLRYTKVLAPISGRIGRSAVTEGALVSNGQANAMATIQQLDPIYVDVTQSTAELLKLRRDLESGQLQKAGDNAASVQLVLEDGSLFKQEGRLEFSEVAVDETTGSVTLRALFPNPDHTLLPGMFVHARLKAGVNANAILAPQQGVTRDLKGAPTALVVNQQNKVELRQLKANRTLGSDWLIEEGLNPGDRLITEGLQYVRPGVEVKVSEATNVKKPAGPDQANAAKADAKAE from the coding sequence ATGCAATTCAAGCCAGCCGTTACCGCTCTGGTTTCCGCCGTCGCCCTGGCATCCCTGCTCAGTGGCTGCAAGAAAGAAGAAGCAGCGCCTGTGGCGCAGGCTCCTCTGGTCGGCGTCGTGACCATCCAGCCGCAAGCTTTCACCCTGACCTCGGAACTGCCGGGGCGCACCAGTGCCTACCGCGTCGCCGAAGTGCGCCCGCAGGTCAATGGCATCATTCTCAAGCGCCTGTTCAAGGAAGGCAGCGAAGTCAAGGAAGGCCAGCAGCTGTACCAGATCGACCCTTCCGTGTACGAAGCCAACCTGGCCAATGCCCAGGCCAACCTGCAGGCCACCCGCTCGCTGGCCGAACGCTACAAGCAGCTGATCGACGAACAGGCGGTGTCCAAACAGGAATACGACGACGCCAATGCCAAACGATTGCAGGCCGAGGCTTCGCTGAAGAGTGCGCAGATCGACCTGCGCTACACCAAGGTGCTGGCACCGATCAGCGGCCGTATCGGCCGCTCCGCGGTCACCGAAGGTGCGCTGGTGAGCAATGGCCAGGCCAACGCCATGGCGACCATCCAGCAACTCGACCCGATCTACGTCGACGTCACCCAGTCCACCGCCGAGCTGCTCAAGCTGCGCCGTGACCTGGAAAGCGGCCAGCTGCAGAAGGCTGGTGACAACGCCGCCTCGGTGCAACTGGTGCTGGAAGACGGCAGCCTGTTCAAGCAGGAAGGCCGCCTGGAGTTCTCCGAAGTGGCGGTCGACGAGACCACCGGCTCGGTCACCCTGCGTGCGCTGTTCCCCAACCCCGATCACACCCTGCTGCCTGGCATGTTCGTGCATGCGCGGCTCAAGGCCGGGGTCAACGCCAACGCCATCCTGGCGCCGCAACAGGGCGTGACCCGCGACCTGAAAGGCGCGCCGACCGCGCTGGTGGTCAACCAGCAGAACAAGGTCGAACTGCGCCAGCTCAAGGCCAACCGTACCCTGGGCAGCGACTGGCTGATCGAGGAAGGCCTGAACCCCGGTGACCGCCTGATCACCGAAGGGCTGCAGTACGTGCGCCCGGGCGTCGAGGTCAAGGTCAGCGAAGCCACCAACGTCAAGAAACCCGCAGGCCCCGATCAGGCCAACGCGGCGAAAGCAGACGCCAAAGCGGAGTAA